The window gaggaacatctcccctgcgcccctcaactacggtctgggagtccCCCGTCCCCACCCACAGAAAGCACACCTCTTCTTTTCCAACCCCAACACTGCTATAAAACACACtccgatcttctgtttctagccgatactggttattttaagttattttttttatgtagtaacgcatcatgtagtaacggtaactgagttactgaatataaacaacgcgttagattactagttagcgcccaaactaacggcgttacagtaacgtgttactttgtaacgcgttagtcccaacactggtcataacCCTATGTGGAAGAACGTTGACAACGTTTCACTCTGATCTTTGTGTTTTCTTTGCTACAATTTAACAGCTCtctttgtgtgtgtatctgtTTAGATGCCGCGTGCCAAGGGCCACAGGCGGGCACTAGCCGCCAGGACGAAGTTGGCAGAGCGGCAGTCATTGCCCCCCATGCCTCCTGTGCCCGAGTTCGTCGCTCGTAAGTCTTGCACAGCTTATCGTATGCTtaatagcaggggtgtccaaagtgtggcccacagGTCGTTTTTTTACGGCCCCACGGCTCATTTTAAAAATACCATTGGAAAATAATTATAAACATTAAAAGTGGTATTTAAAGAGCAAACTGGTGAAATGTCACAAGAAACTGTAGCACTGTTTACTCTaatcacacaaagctgccatgtaggctGTTCATTCTGCTTTATAGGTACTCTTCGCATGTAGATGAGCATGTGTTTAAGACACAATTTCGTCTCTTCATTACATAGGGCGCGGCACTGGGTTCCGCCACCGCGTGCGGAGGTGGCCCACTTCGGACCTGACTGGCCGTCAGGTGAAGTTTGTCCCTCCAGCTTTCGACCCGGAGAAGAAGGTAACATTTCTTCTTTCGTCAAGACTAAGTTGTTAGTCATGGTTCTTGTGTCTGTTCTAaagcaaagtgtttgttgtttcaGACTGTCTTCGTCATCGGCGACTCCCACCTGAGGGGCCTGGTGGATGGGGACGTCGCCTTACCCAAGGTACCTCTCTCTTTTTCTTTTCTGTCTGTTCCAGGTGGAGGTGCAGCTGACTTGAGGAAAGAGGTGGGGCGCCTGGAGTTCCCGTGGACCCCGGATGTCGTCTGCGTGCTGGCCCCGAGCAACGACCTGGACCGTGGCGATGCGGCGGTGAAGTTCGGCGCGCTCCTGACCAGCGTCCGCAGCCGCTGGCCCAAGGTGCGTTTGTGTTCCCTTTttgttgtatattactgtacagctGTTTACAGCAgccagtgtttttttattttattttaaggcaTAAATGTGATAAAATGTCTGTCTGTAGGTGTTTGTTCTGGACTTCCCCCCGCGTCTGAACAAACCCGTGGGCCTGCAggatctgctgcgtcaggagcacCACCGCGTCGCAGCACGCATGGGTACGTTCATGCTTTCATCTTTGCGCTGGCGCAATTGTAGCTTTCACAGCAAATTCAAAGTATGCAAGTATAATGACTTTCCTTAAATCTGGATCAGGTCTCCCATTCGTGGCTGTGACCAGCAGCTTCCTGCTGGATCGGTTGGAGCTGTGGTGTTATGACGGCGTAAGTACAGCAACTGTACAGTTGTTATGACAGCCTATTTGCTTTATGTGGTGTTGGATACACTTATGGAGCCAATGTGTTCTGTATCTGTTATTCAGGTGCACCTCAGCGACACAGGTGGCTCGCCCATCCTGGTGAAGCTGTTGTGCGACGCTGCGCTCACCCTGTTCGCACCCGATCCCCCTGCACCTCCTTCCCCTGGTCTGAAGGACTGCCTGGATCCCCGGACGTGGCCCAGGGTTGGACAGGAGGGAGAGGTAATGTGTTGCTGTGGGCTGCTGTCTGTTTTTTagagctgttttttgtttttgttacttttttaatTAAGATAATACATTTGTATGATGAAATAACTAACGGCTCTATAGTTTATGATATACTTTAACAGTGCACATTTTCTTAAGACGAGGCCTCCTTATAAGAAAGAACAAAATAAAGGAGTGAGTGACAGgtgttgctgattaaacagctAAAACAGTCATGTTTTTTGACAGCTTTTTGATGTTTTCTTATGCTAAGTATAAGCCTAGTTTGGATTATATTTAGTTGTCAcaaacatcaaaataaaaacagtgaATGTTTTATTGGACTGTGTTAAGCATTTCTCTTAACGAGTTGGCTGAAACCTTTAGAAAAGTTGCCACAGTCTCCGGCTATGGTTTGCTCACAAACTTTTCTCATTCTgtatacatacaataaaataagtgcCAATTTTTTTGGCAGATCACAATGGTAACAGTGTTATACTGCACTTTTCCTGTTTAGATGGCCTGCATCACTGCATCTGCTGTTCTTTGGAGGAAGATGGCAGAGCGGCAGTCATGGACCCCCATGCCTCCTGTCCCCGAGTTGGTCGCTCGTAAGTTTTGAACAGCTTATCGTATTGCGTTATAgcatggtgtccaaagtgcagcccgggggccatttgcggccctcagtttattttttaacggccccaccACACATTTTAAAATTACTATTGATTTTAGTGTGATTactttttaagtgtcattgctcaacaaataataatttaaatctaTGGTGTTATGAGTTATTGCCCTTTTTAAGGCTctattatataatctcaaatatcCTACTTACAAATTTTATTGGgtgcaaatattgcatattttgtttttttcattaaaaaaggttttctttgacaaaaatagcaTTCCATTTTCATCTTTTAAAAATTTTATATTCATAGATAGACCTCAtgttgatctagagcaggggtgtccaaagagcggcccgggggccatttgcggcccccaGGTCTTTTTTAAACGGCCCcacagcacattttaaaaatacgattGGAGAAATAATTACAATACATTAACAGTGGTATTTAAAAAGCACACCCGTGCAAATGTAGCAATGttttataacacaaagctgccatgtaggctgtttctttctttaaaaaataattatgaatctaaatcaatgtcattatgaattattgacctattcagagctgcaattacgtcacattaaatattttgccatattttttgggggaaaatgttgcatattttgtttgccaTGTAATAAActagctgttttttgtttttgtttttttaagaaggTCCTACAACGAACACACAAATACGTACAATACC of the Nerophis lumbriciformis unplaced genomic scaffold, RoL_Nlum_v2.1 HiC_scaffold_860, whole genome shotgun sequence genome contains:
- the LOC133615784 gene encoding uncharacterized protein, which gives rise to MPRAKGHRRALAARTKLAERQSLPPMPPVPEFVARRGTGFRHRVRRWPTSDLTGRQVKFVPPAFDPEKKTVFVIGDSHLRGLVDGDVALPKVPLSFSFLSVPGGGAADLRKEVGRLEFPWTPDVVCVLAPSNDLDRGDAAVKFGALLTSVRSRWPKVFVLDFPPRLNKPVGLQDLLRQEHHRVAARMGLPFVAVTSSFLLDRLELWCYDGVHLSDTGGSPILVKLLCDAALTLFAPDPPAPPSPGLKDCLDPRTWPRVGQEGEMACITASAVLWRKMAERQSWTPMPPVPELVARKF